In a single window of the Pristiophorus japonicus isolate sPriJap1 unplaced genomic scaffold, sPriJap1.hap1 HAP1_SCAFFOLD_1155, whole genome shotgun sequence genome:
- the LOC139241901 gene encoding ras-like GTP-binding protein O-RHO: MAAIRKKLVIVGDGACGKTCLLIVFSKDQFPEVYVPTVFENYVADIEVDGKQVELALWDTAGQEDYDRLRPLSYPDTDVILMCFSIDSPDSLENIPEKWTPEVKHFCPNIPIILVGNKKDLRSDEHTRRELAKMKQEPVKPDEAKEMGSRINAFGYLECSAKTKDGVREVFELATRAALQAKKAKSKSPCLLL; the protein is encoded by the exons ATGGCGGCCATCCGCAAGAAGCTGGTGATCGTGGGCGACGGGGCCTGCGGCAAGACCTGCCTCCTGATCGTCTTCAGCAAGGACCAGTTTCCCGAGGTGTACGTCCCCACCGTCTTCGAGAACTACGTGGCCGACATCGAAGTGGACGGCAAGCAG GTGGAATTGGCACTGTGGGACACGGCTGGGCAAGAGGACTACGATCGGCTCAGACCCCTTTCCTACCCAGACACTGACGTTATTTTAATGTGCTTTTCAATCGACAGCCCTGACAGTTTAG AAAATATCCCCGAGAAGTGGACGCCCGAGGTGAAGCACTTTTGCCCCAACATCCCCATCATCCTGGTGGGGAACAAGAAGGACTTGCGGAGCGATGAGCACACACGGCGAGAGCTGGCCAAGATGAAGCAG GAGCCGGTGAAGCCAGACGAGGCGAAAGAGATGGGCAGTCGTATCAACGCCTTCGGCTACCTGGAGTGCTCGGCCAAGACGAAAGACGGGGTGCGCGAGGTCTTCGAGCTCGCCACCCGGGCAGCCCTGCAGGCCAAGAAGGCCAAGAGCAAGAGCCCGTGCCTCCTGCTGTAA